The Phoenix dactylifera cultivar Barhee BC4 chromosome 15, palm_55x_up_171113_PBpolish2nd_filt_p, whole genome shotgun sequence genome contains a region encoding:
- the LOC103705878 gene encoding uncharacterized protein LOC103705878 — MQRPSLRLLIELAAAAVTGAATLLAFRRCNRDEAIVSLRCEIRDALLLIRRDKGGPIAHPPAVLVTGFRANGKSSFVNTACRALADEVGPLLLRVETAPPGSRPATIARRGVRAAVAAEEGEAAVELLDAPALPEAVRLTRADVEAALVGDGGGGEAAPVAECVVLVLRCGGPAKERNLAVRKLPDIAGAVRERGLNLVVVLTHKKAIKTIQQAEELRREVAFRARTDCVYFIENYTSSSMLNIRHPGIIKNSFETHFTVLAIIRQCIEFSKSYRSHSSREISIDKN, encoded by the exons ATGCAGCGCCCTTCTCTCCGCCTCCTCATTGAgctggccgccgccgccgtcacCGGCGCCGCGACTCTCCTCGCCTTCCGGCGGTGCAACCGGGACGAGGCCATCGTCTCCCTCCGCTGCGAGATCCGCGACGCCCTCCTCCTCATCCGCCGCGACAAAGGCGGCCCCATCGCCCACCCGCCGGCGGTCCTCGTCACCGGGTTCCGGGCCAATGGCAAGAGCTCGTTCGTGAACACGGCGTGCCGAGCCCTCGCCGACGAGGTCGGGCCACTGCTCCTCAGGGTGGAGACTGCGCCACCGGGCTCCCGCCCCGCCACCATTGCCCGCCGCGGGGTCCGCGCAGCAGTGGCGGCGGAAGAGGGGGAGGCGGCGGTGGAGCTGCTGGACGCGCCGGCGCTGCCGGAGGCCGTGAGGCTGACGAGAGCCGACGTGGAGGCTGCGCTGGTCGGCGACGGGGGAGGAGGTGAGGCGGCGCCCGTGGCGGAGTGTGTGGTTCTGGTGCTTCGCTGCGGCGGGCCTGCGAAGGAGCGGAATCTGGCTGTCAGGAAGCTGCCCGATATCGCTGGCGCCGTTCGCGAACGAG GCTTGAATTTAGTTGTTGTATTAACCCATAAGAAGGCTATAAAAACTATACAACAAGCTGAAGAGCTCCGTCGGGAGGTCGCCTTTAGGGCAAGAACTGATTGTGTTTATTTCATAGAGAACTACACATCAAGCAGCATGCTTAATATTCGCCATCCCGGCATCATCAAGAATAGCTTCGAGACGCATTTTACCGTGCTAGCAATCATCAGGCAGTGCATCGAGTTCAGCAAATCATATCGAAGCCATTCATCACGGGAGATCAGCATCGACAAGAACTAG